One Amycolatopsis sp. NBC_00355 genomic window carries:
- a CDS encoding roadblock/LC7 domain-containing protein codes for MRGTDTHSQHFSAPLPIRKPSANTSSPPEPAVTSPPPDSAQTLEVLRAIRNQVDQVVGLLVATHDGLVLANDTDAIEADSVAAMSAAAIGLAAQFTAQARIGESRSAMFEGSSGYVCVFPVESSLLLVVFGQPDITMGLFTLAAKQALTLLRHTPLAPGGSRPTRPAPE; via the coding sequence ATGAGAGGTACCGACACGCACAGCCAGCACTTCAGTGCACCGCTGCCGATCCGCAAACCGTCCGCGAACACCAGCTCACCGCCGGAGCCGGCGGTGACGAGCCCGCCCCCCGATTCGGCCCAGACGCTCGAGGTCCTCCGCGCGATCCGGAACCAGGTCGACCAGGTCGTGGGGCTGCTCGTGGCCACCCACGACGGCCTGGTCCTGGCCAACGACACCGACGCCATCGAAGCCGACAGCGTCGCCGCCATGTCGGCGGCGGCCATCGGGCTCGCCGCGCAGTTCACCGCGCAGGCCAGGATCGGCGAATCCCGCTCCGCGATGTTCGAGGGCAGCTCCGGCTACGTCTGCGTCTTCCCCGTCGAATCGTCGCTCCTGCTCGTCGTGTTCGGCCAGCCGGACATCACCATGGGGCTGTTCACCCTGGCCGCCAAGCAGGCGCTGACCCTGCTGCGGCACACCCCCCTGGCACCAGGGGGTTCACGGCCCACCCGGCCCGCGCCGGAGTAG